One genomic region from Quercus robur chromosome 4, dhQueRobu3.1, whole genome shotgun sequence encodes:
- the LOC126724167 gene encoding putative disease resistance protein RGA3, with protein MAEGVLFDFAKGITGMAGKLALQEVALIWGVKDEINKLKEIVSTISAVILHAEAKEHNSERSEAIKPWLKSLEDAMCDADDLLDEISTKKAIIESLLDYANAEENVSVLPIFGIGGLGKTTVTKLVFNDEQIKNHFELKLWVCVSDDFDVKIIVEKIMECLKNKKPEDLEMNTLVNDLQKEINGKRY; from the coding sequence ATGGCGGAAGGTGTTCTGTTCGACTTTGCTAAGGGAATCACTGGGATGGCGGGCAAGCTAGCACTACAAGAGGTTGCGCTCATCTGGGGTGTCAAAGACGAGATCAACAAACTCAAGGAGATAGTTTCCACAATCAGTGCTGTGATTTTGCATGCAGAGGCGAAGGAACACAACAGCGAACGGAGTGAAGCGATCAAACCGTGGCTGAAAAGCCTTGAGGATGCCATGTGTGATGCGGATGACTTGCTGGACGAAATCTCCACTAAGAAGGCTATTATTGAATCTCTGTTGGATTATGCTAATGCTGAAGAGAATGTTTCGGTCCTTCCGATATTTGGAATCGGAGGCCTAGGAAAGACGACAGTCACTAAACTTGTCTTCAATGATGAACAAATCAAGAACCATTTTGAGCTAAAATTGTGGGTATGTGTGTCTGATGATTTTGATGTGAAAATAATTGTTGAGAAAATCATGGAGTGTctcaaaaacaagaaaccaGAGGACCTTGAAATGAACACATTAGTCAATGAtcttcaaaaagaaattaatggaaAAAGATACTAG